The Williamsia sp. DF01-3 genome has a window encoding:
- the rpsI gene encoding 30S ribosomal protein S9, with protein MTAPEEQNVSDVNEAEAVAPEVVDAEVGADDYTVDDATADVADEPAVTRAPIDLDRPIQTVGRRKEAVVRVRMSPGTGAFKLNGRTLEEYFPNKVHQQLIKAPFVTVERNDSFDIFASLHGGGPSGQAGALRLAIARALIEVTPEDRGALKKAGFLTRDPRAVERKKYGLKKARKASQYSKR; from the coding sequence GTGACGGCGCCGGAGGAGCAGAACGTGTCCGATGTGAACGAAGCCGAAGCAGTGGCTCCCGAAGTGGTCGACGCCGAGGTCGGCGCTGACGACTACACCGTGGACGACGCCACCGCAGACGTTGCCGACGAGCCGGCCGTCACCCGCGCGCCGATCGATCTCGATCGCCCGATCCAGACCGTGGGCCGTCGTAAGGAAGCCGTCGTCCGCGTCCGGATGTCACCGGGCACCGGTGCCTTCAAACTGAACGGTCGCACCCTGGAGGAGTACTTCCCCAACAAGGTGCACCAGCAGCTCATCAAGGCGCCGTTCGTCACCGTCGAGCGCAACGACTCGTTCGACATCTTCGCCAGCCTGCACGGTGGCGGACCGTCCGGACAGGCAGGCGCCCTGCGTCTGGCCATCGCGCGTGCCCTCATCGAGGTCACTCCCGAGGACCGCGGCGCACTGAAGAAGGCCGGCTTCCTCACCCGTGACCCGCGTGCGGTGGAGCGCAAGAAGTACGGCCTCAAGAAGGCCCGTAAGGCTTCGCAGTACAGCAAGCGCTGA